From one Brachypodium distachyon strain Bd21 chromosome 4, Brachypodium_distachyon_v3.0, whole genome shotgun sequence genomic stretch:
- the LOC100837597 gene encoding 12S seed storage globulin 1 produces MANTSFSSLSFFFCVFLLCHGSMAQLFSQSLNLWQSPRQGAFRECRFDRLQAHEPLRQVRSQGGLTEYFDEQNEQFLCSGVSVIRRVINPRGLLLPRYHNTPGLVYIIRGSGFAGFAFPGCPETFQQFEQAQGPSQSQQFSDEHQKVHRFQQGDVIALPVGVAHWLYNDGDAPIVAIYVFDTNSNANQLEPRRKEFMLAGANRLAQQYFGDNIFSGFNVQLLSEALDINELTAQRLQSQYEQRGEIILVDHGLQFVKPAVIQQKEQLSYPQGRSQIGRSIGGSLNGLEENFCDHKPIINIEDPNQADEYNPRAGRITHLNSQKFSILNTVQMSATRVDLYQNAILSPSWNINAHSVVYMIQGHAWVQVANNQGQNVFNGLLRSGQLLIIPQNYVVLKKAEREGSQHIAFKTNANSMVSHIAGKNSIFQALPTDVIANAYRISKEEAQNLKTNRGEEFGAFTTKFPPLSYQSFEESASSRKASE; encoded by the exons ATGGCAAACACTAGTTTCtcatctctttcttttttcttttgcgttTTCCTCCTGTGCCATGGCTCCATGGCGCAACTGTTTAGCCAGAGCTTAAACCTGTGGCAAAGTCCTCGCCAAGGAGCTTTCAGGGAGTGCAGATTTGATAGGCTACAAGCACATGAACCACTCCGTCAAGTGAGGTCACAAGGGGGTCTGACCGAGTATTTTGATGAGCAGAATGAGCAATTTCTCTGCAGTGGTGTATCCGTCATCCGTCGTGTTATCAATCCTCGAGGCCTTCTCTTACCTCGATACCATAATACTCCAGGATTAGTCTACATCATCAGAG GTAGTGGGTTTGCCGGGTTTGCTTTTCCTGGATGCCCAGAGACCTTCCAACAATTTGAGCAAGCACAAGGTCCAAGCCAAAGCCAACAATTTAGTGATGAGCACCAAAAAGTCCACCGTTTTCAACAAGGAGATGTCATTGCGCTGCCGGTTGGTGTTGCACATTGGTTGTACAACGATGGTGATGCACCAATTGTAGCTATCTATGTTTTTGACACAAACAGCAACGCCAATCAGCTTGAACCTAGGCGAAAG GAATTTATGTTGGCTGGTGCAAATAGGTTGGCGCAACAGTACTTCGGCGACAACATATTTAGTGGATTCAATGTGCAGTTGCTTAGTGAGGCCCTTGATATAAATGAACTGACAGCACAGAGGCTTCAGAGTCAATATGAGCAAAGAGGTGAAATCATCCTTGTGGATCATGGTCTTCAATTTGTGAAGCCTGCTGTTATTCAACAAAAGGAGCAACTGTCGTATCCGCAAGGGCGGTCTCAGATTGGGCGATCAATTGGTGGAAGTTTGAATGGTTTGGAGGAGAACTTTTGTGATCATAAGCCAATCATAAACATCGAAGATCCCAATCAAGCTGACGAATACAATCCACGTGCTGGGAGGATAACACATCTTAACAGCCAGAAGTTCTCCATCCTTAACACCGTGCAAATGAGTGCTACAAGAGTAGACCTCTACCAG AATGCTATTCTTTCACCATCCTGGAATATTAATGCTCATAGCGTGGTGTACATGATCCAAGGGCATGCTTGGGTTCAGGTCGCCAACAACCAGGGTCAAAATGTGTTCAATGGCCTTCTTCGTTCGGGGCAACTATTAATCATCCCACAAAACTATGTTGTTCTAAAAAAGGCGGAGCGTGAAGGATCCCAACACATTGCATTTAAGACCAATGCAAACTCCATGGTTAGTCACATCGCAGGAAAGAACTCAATATTTCAAGCGTTGCCTACTGACGTCATCGCCAATGCGTACCGCATCTCAAAAGAGGAAGCCCAAAACCTCAAAACCAACAGGGGAGAAGAGTTTGGCGCCTTCACTACTAAATTCCCTCCATTGAGCTACCAGAGTTTTGAGGAATCAGCTTCAAGTCGCAAGGCATCAGAGTGA
- the LOC100838820 gene encoding clavaminate synthase-like protein At3g21360, producing the protein MEATSKDDVLGTVEGTDGESTPLQGGSTTGDDYDALMAALMANRGLLEAKVATNNAITLANNQATFVVGVCEGQKTVDGEQMPLVLTPGGTGGGSSYEALVAALEAEREWLEAKVVANSAVLLRGFDVRDAVEFDAVVEALGWADIRYVGPAPRTHVHGRVWTANEGPLEQSVYFHHEMVLIKDFPGKVILFCEVPPPEGGETPFVPSFRVTERILEEFPEMVEELDAKGLRYTFVAPSNNDTKSMRGRGWEDAFATSDKAEAEKRAKALGMDVEWLPDGGAKTILGPRTLTRVFPGRKGRRMWFNTLVGMHGKELSSAIVADGAEIPASFVRRCEETIEEESIQFRWRKGDILILDNLATLHGRRPSLPPRRVLVATCK; encoded by the exons ATGGAAGCCACCTCAAAGGATGATGTCCTCGGGACAGTCGAAGGAACCGACGGCGAGAGCACGCCGTTGCAAGGCGGCAGCACCACCGGCGACGACTACGACGCTCTCATGGCCGCCCTGATGGCAAACAGGGGCTTGCTGGAAGCCAAGGTCGCCACCAACAACGCAATAACGCTCGCCAATAATCAAGCCACCTTCGTCGTCGGCGTGTGCGAGGGCCAGAAGACCGTAGACGGCGAGCAGATGCCACTGGTCCTGACCCccggcggcacgggcggcggatCCTCCTACGAGGCGCTGGTGGCCGCTCTGGAGGCCGAGAGGGAGTGGCTGGAGGCCAAGGTGGTTGCCAACAGCGCCGTGCTGCTGCGTGGCTTCGACGTCCGTGACGCCGTGGAGTTCGACGCCGTCGTGGAGGCGCTGGGGTGGGCGGACATCCGGTACGTCGGCCCCGCGCCGCGCACCCACGTGCACGGCCGCGTCTGGACCGCCAACGAGGGACCCCTCGAGCAGAGCGTCTACTTCCACCACGAGATGGTGCTG ATCAAGGACTTTCCGGGGAAGGTGATCCTGTTCTGCGAGGTGCCGCCCCCGGAGGGCGGGGAGACTCCGTTCGTGCCGAGCTTCCGGGTGACGGAGCGGATCCTGGAGGAGTTTCCGGAGATGGTGGAGGAGCTGGACGCCAAGGGGCTCCGCTACACGTTTGTGGCACCGAGCAACAACGACACCAAGTCCATGAGAGGGAGAGGATGGGAGGACGCGTTCGCCACGTCAGACAAGGCTGAAGCAGAGAAGAG GGCAAAGGCACTAGGAATGGACGTGGAGTggctcccggacggcggcgcgaagACGATCCTGGGTCCCCGCACGCTGACCCGCGTCTTCCCGGGCCGCAAGGGCCGGAGGATGTGGTTCAACACGTTGGTGGGGATGCACGGCAAGGAGCTGAGCTCCGCCATCGTGGCTGACGGGGCCGAGATCCCGGCGAGCTTCGTGCGGAGGTGCGAGGAGACCATCGAGGAAGAGAGCATCCAGTTCCGATGGCGCAAGGGCGacatcctcatcctcgacaACCTCGCCAcgctccatggccggcgcccGTCGCTGCCGCCCAGGCGGGTCCTCGTTGCGACCTGCAAGTGA
- the LOC106866891 gene encoding proline-rich receptor-like protein kinase PERK10: MDPFRPHVRTVETRSRRRPRFLTSCQRYYITKNQSQASQKPKKLFSSPPAPQPAAASGKPSTPSRRSSPPSDHSSPPPRPLPPSSRRQSATHRQPPWASRRHSRPRAIGILPALFPSTGVLSIPLPLLPLPHRHSQPLLSDSFPLPAPFFSAPDSPRWNDWTPATSIRQLAGSLERLDAGDLTCRAEARTSKTTPLAPKLHSASVCCESDEATVFKLVRQVRGTFRPSKNNT, translated from the exons ATGGATCCATTTAG ACCACATGTTAGAACTGTTGAAACAAGATCTCGACGTCGTCCTCGTTTTCTCACTTCCTGTCAACGTTACTACataactaaaaatcagtcaCAGGCTtctcaaaaaccaaaaaaactcttctcttcccctcctgccccgcagcccgccgccgccagcggcaagCCTAGCACTCCCAGTCGCCGTTCTTCCCCTCCCAGCGACCACTCTTCCCCTCCCCCGCGTCCGCTCCCCCCTTCATCCCGTCGCCAGTCTGCCACTCACAGACAGCCGCCGTGGGCTTCCCGTCGCCACTCACGGCCGCGCGCCATCGGGATCCTGCCGGCGCTCTTCCCCTCCACCGGCGTTCTTTCCATCCCACTGCCGCTACTTCCCCTGCCCCACCGCCACTCACAGCCGCTGCTCTCTGACTCTTTCCCCCTTCCCGCGCCATTCTTCTCAGCCCCAGACTCCCCGCGCTGGAACGACTGGACGCCAGCGACTTCTATCCGGCAGCTTGCTGGAAGCCTGGAACGACTGGACGCCGGCGACCTCACCTGCCGGGCCGAAGCTCGCACCTCCAAGACGACGCCTCTAGCACCGAAGCTCCATTCAGCTTCAGTCTGCTGCGAATCTGACGAG GCAACGGTTTTTAAGCTAGTGCGACAAGTTCGGGGGACTTTCAGGCCATCAAA GAACAATACATGA
- the LOC100838210 gene encoding ankyrin repeat-containing protein NPR4, with translation MAPENTQQTNTPQIQCKQDEGFEPNPELLMAARRGDWQQLERLLCKKGDAAAAAAPQPVPTLAQHDDVVVHVEEPATDDAVDTAEVSISSVTAPAEAVTVAGDSVLHVVASRGDGEEFLESATVVYGKSSHLLGTRNKNGDTPLHCAARAGWGGMVTHLVALASAGNGDGLEKIKVKAILRMRNEQGETVLHEAVRLGDRDMVGRLITEDPQLARVPPADGASPLYLAVSLGHDAIARQLYDKDKALSYSGPGGRTALHVAVLKGKETTKMLLEWNNDLIKQGERSTGKSRRSPSCSTAAMTAPSCATPRAGPSCMSLSLRIASRLSPTPANCRATSSRRRFLNMQDKDGNTALHLAVRFGNLWIFNPLMKNCLVKLNLTNSKGQTLLDLSWIMTPVGVHYGLNPRIRVYKLLQDAGAQNGTYRWDLFHEEHIPKLEQKEEAQKITDSTQTIGIGSVLIATVAFAAAFALPGGYRADDHRNGGTPTLAEYYAFDVFIIANTLAFICSDLSITSLMYAGVAAVDIRTRMISFVLSATFMASSATRLGAAFAFGLCVVLAPVARTTAVASCAITALALVDVAWFIWVVGTGELMLLKRLGIRAWWRLAWAILLTLLQ, from the exons ATGGCTCCAGAAAACACACAGCAAACTAACACCCCGCAGATACAATGCAAACAAGATGAGGGCTTCGAGCCAAATCCCGAACTGCTCATGGCCGCCCGGCGCGGCGATTGGCAGCAGCTAGAGCGTCTCCTCTGCAAAAAAGGAGacgcagcggcagcagcagcgcctcaGCCGGTGCCTACACTGGCGCAGCACGATGACGTCGTCGTGCACGTCGAGGAACCTGCCACTGACGACGCCGTCGATACTGCCGAGGTATcaatatcatcagtaacggccCCCGCCGAGGCGGTcaccgttgccggggactccgTCCTCCACGTGGTAGCGTCGAGGGGAGACGGCGAGGAGTTCCTCGAGAGCGCGACGGTGGTCTACGGCAAGTCCAGCCACCTCCTCGGCACCCGGAACAAGAATGGCGATACTCCCCTGCACTGCGCCGCCCGGGCTGGATGGGGTGGAATGGTCACCCATCTCGTGGCTCTTGCAAGCGCCGGGAATGGCGACGGCCTTGAGAAGATTAAGGTGAAGGCGATCCTCAGAATGCGAAACGAGCAGGGAGAGACGGTGCTACATGAAGCGGTCCGTTTGGGTGACAGGGACATGGTTGGCCGGCTGATAACAGAGGACCCACAGTTGGCTCGTGTTCCCCCGGCCGAcggcgcctcgccgttgtatcTGGCCGTGTCGCTGGGTCACGACGCCATTGCACGGCAGCTCTACGACAAAGACAAAGCGCTCTCCTACTCTGGACCAGGCGGGCGAACGGCTCTACATGTGGCTGTTCTCAAGGGCAAAG AGACAACCAAAATGTTATTGGAATGGAACAATGATCTCATCAAACAAGGAGAGCGATCCACTGGAA AGTCAAGGCGGTCTCCGTCTTGCTCCACGGCCGCCATGACTGCGCCGAGCTGTGCGACGCCAAGGGCAGGACCTTCCTGCATGTCGCTGTCGTTGAGGATAGCCAGTCGGTTGTCACCTACGCCTGCAAATTGCAGAGCCACAAGTTCGCGCCGTCGGTTCTTGAACATGCAGGACAAGGATGGCAACACCGCGCTACACCTCGCTGTTCGATTCGGGAATCTGTGGATCTTCAATCCTCTGATGAAGAACTGCCTGGTCAAGCTGAATCTGACAAACAGCAAGGGTCAAACACTGCTCGATCTTTCATGGATCATGACACCCGTGGGTGTTCATTACGGACTG AACCCAAGAATTAGGGTATATAAACTGCTACAAGATGCCGGCGCTCAAAATGGTACGTACAGATGGGATCTCTTCCACGAAGAACACATTCCCAAGCTAGAACAAAAGGAAGAAGCGCAAAAGATCACCGACTCAACGCAGACAATCGGCATCGGCTCCGTTCTGATCGCGACGGTGGCGTTTGCTGCAGCCTTTGCCCTGCCCGGCGGCTATCGAGCGGATGACCATCGCAACGGTGGCACGCCGACGCTCGCTGAGTACTACGCCTTCGACGTGTTCATCATCGCCAACACGCTGGCGTTCATCTGCTCGGATCTCTCCATCACCAGCCTCATGTACGCAGGGGTGGCTGCCGTCGATATACGCACCCGCATGATCTCCTTCGTCTTATCAGCGACATTCATGGCAAGCTCCGCGACGAGACTCGgcgccgccttcgccttcgGGTTGTGCGTGGTGCTGGCTCCGGTCGCGCGCACGACAGCGGTCGCGTCTTGCGCGATCACGGCTCTTGCCTTGGTCGACGTTGCGTGGTTCATCTGGGTGGTGGGCACCGGTGAGCTGATGCTGCTGAAGAGGCTCGGGATACGGGCATGGTGGAGGCTGGCATGGGCGATTCTACTCACATTGCTGCAATAG
- the LOC100837909 gene encoding GDSL esterase/lipase At5g03610, with protein MKLFPAVGCLLLLIILNVAGVDSRGTPAASENKWTSLFVFGDDFADNGNLAKLRRGQTQPDSILQDTFRQWNYPYGSYVNSRGSATPFPTGRFSNYRIQADFVARILGLTQSPPAYMLTPDQTCDPSGMNLAFGGAGVSQVSKKAPTLAAQIRTFKRLVNDGIISKDQLRHSIALVAVSGNDYMSDAAVKDTFLNSFDDVRTYIANVTTEITKNVEQLQNLGVRKVLINNLHPIGCTPLHTESNNNTACDLLANYGAGQGSDQSKDFKRKLTPCCNRIHPTGYCGQRSASGEALYNLCQNPDNFFYWDEIHPTNAGWKAVMTALEQPLKELLDRDYVH; from the exons ATGAAGCTCTTTCCGGCCGTCGGCTGCCTCCTACTCCTCATCATTCTCAATG TTGCTGGAGTTGATTCCCGGGGCACCCCTGCGGCCTCTGAAAACAAGTGGACCAGCTTGTTCGTGTTCGGCGACGACTTCGCCGACAACGGCAACCTTGCGAAGCTGCGGCGTGGTCAGACTCAACCTGATTCTATTCTTCAAGACACCTTTCGTCAGTGGAACTACCCCTATGGGTCTTATGTCAACTCTCGTGGATCCGCCACGCCTTTTCCAACCGGCCGCTTCTCCAACTACAGGATTCAAGCAGATTTCGTCG CAAGGATCTTGGGTCTCACCCAATCTCCTCCGGCCTACATGCTCACACCGGATCAAACATGTGACCCATCTGGCATGAACTTGGCTTTTGGCGGTGCTGGCGTGTCTCAAGTGTCCAAGAAGGCGCCCACCCTTGCTGCACAGATCAGAACATTCAAGAGGCTAGTCAACGACGGGATAATTTCAAAGGATCAGCTTCGCCACTCCATCGCGCTTGTCGCCGTCTCTGGCAACGACTACATGAGTGATGCTGCCGTCAAGGACACCTTTTTGAATAGCTTCGATGAT GTCCGTACTTACATTGCCAACGTGACAACTGAGATCACCAAGAACGTGGAGCAGCTGCAAAACCTAGGTGTGAGAAAGGTGCTAATAAACAACTTGCATCCCATTGGCTGCACGCCTCTACACACTGAGTCAAATAACAACACCGCATGCGACCTTCTGGCCAACTATGGCGCCG GTCAAGGGTCGGATCAGTCTAAAGATTTCAAGCGCAAGCTGACCCCATGCTGCAATAGAATTCATCCGACAGGCTACTGTGGACAGCGTAGCGCTTCAGGAGAGGCCCTCTACAACCTATGCCAAAATCCAGACAACTTCTTCTACTGGGATGAGATTCACCCGACAAATGCTGGTTGGAAGGCCGTGATGACGGCACTAGAACAGCCTTTGAAGGAGTTGCTAGATCGAGACTATGTTCATTGA